In Anomaloglossus baeobatrachus isolate aAnoBae1 chromosome 3, aAnoBae1.hap1, whole genome shotgun sequence, one genomic interval encodes:
- the NKX2-4 gene encoding homeobox protein Nkx-2.4 yields MSLSPKHTTPFSVTDILSPIEETYKKFGGMDNTGNLSTSLGAYRQTHVSQTGMQQHAMGHNATVTTTYHMPHSVSQFSHGAMGGYCNGSISNMGDISTYQDTMRNSAAATGWYGANPDPRYSTISRFMGPSTGMNMAGMGTLQGIAEAAKSMAPLHAAPRRKRRVLFSQAQVYELERRFKQQKYLSAPEREHLASMIHLTPTQVKIWFQNHRYKMKRQAKDKVTQQLQQESNLCQQQSPRRVAVPVLVKDGKPCQNSSNSSTTGQVTQQQQNSSNGVLSSNSSVHQHQNQQVNSLNQAPDLEEMSPSPQSLHNQVANIAQMDSSSVDYSNGMVNAGMLYGRTW; encoded by the exons ATGTCGTTGAGCCCAAAGCATACTACACCTTTTTCAGTGACCGACATTCTGAGTCCCATTGAAGAGACCTACAAGAAGTTTGGTGGCATGGACAACACTGGTAACCTAAGCACTTCTCTAGGAGCCTACAGACAGACTCACGTCTCCCAGACAGGGATGCAGCAGCACGCCATGGGCCATAATGCCACAGTAACCACCACCTATCACATGCCACACAGTGTTTCTCAGTTTTCACATGGTGCAATGGGTGGTTACTGCAATGGAAGCATCAGCAATATGGGAGATATTTCTACTTATCAAGATACCATGAGAAATAGTGCAGCGGCTACAGGCTGGTATGGAGCAAACCCAGACCCCAGATACTCAACAA TTTCTAGATTTATGGGACCATCTACTGGGATGAACATGGCTGGTATGGGCACTTTACAAGGTATAGCAGAAGCTGCCAAGTCAATGGCTCCTCTTCATGCAGCTCCTAGAAGGAAGAGAAGAGTCCTTTTCTCTCAGGCTCAAGTGTATGAGCTGGAAAGGAGGTTCAAGCAACAGAAGTATCTCTCAGCACCTGAACGAGAGCACCTGGCCAGCATGATTCACCTTACCCCTACTCAAGTAAAGATCTGGTTCCAGAATCATAGGTACAAGATGAAAAGACAAGCAAAAGACAAAGTCACACAACAGCTTCAGCAAGAAAGTAATCTGTGCCAACAACAATCACCTCGCCGAGTGGCAGTGCCCGTCCTTGTAAAAGATGGCAAGCCATGTCAAAACAGTTCAAATAGCTCAACAACTGGACAAGTAACACAACAACAGCAAAACAGCTCCAATGGTGTATTGTCTTCTAACAGCTCAGTACACCAGCATCAGAATCAACAGGTTAACTCTTTAAATCAAGCACCAGATTTAGAAGAAATGTCCCCTAGTCCACAATCTCTCCATAACCAGGTGGCCAACATAGCACAGATGGACAGCTCAAGTGTAGACTACAGCAATGGCATGGTCAATGCTGGCATGCTCTATGGGAGAACGTGGTGA